The following proteins are co-located in the Streptomyces sp. NBC_01198 genome:
- a CDS encoding histone-like nucleoid-structuring protein Lsr2, with translation MAQRVLVTLADDLDGGEAAETIAFGVDGQWYEIDLSSENADKLRHELAPYVEAGRRRTLSGRAYKRTPIAPTPATVRAWAQSNGFEVPARGRIPKKVYEAFNKAG, from the coding sequence ATGGCGCAACGCGTACTGGTCACCCTCGCCGATGATCTCGACGGCGGCGAGGCCGCGGAAACGATCGCATTCGGCGTCGACGGGCAGTGGTACGAGATCGACCTCTCGTCCGAGAACGCGGACAAACTGCGTCACGAGCTGGCGCCCTACGTCGAGGCCGGCCGCCGCCGCACCCTTTCCGGCCGCGCCTACAAGCGCACCCCGATCGCCCCCACCCCGGCGACGGTCCGGGCCTGGGCCCAGTCCAACGGATTCGAGGTCCCCGCCCGCGGCCGCATTCCCAAGAAGGTCTACGAGGCGTTCAACAAGGCGGGCTGA
- a CDS encoding phosphoribosylaminoimidazolesuccinocarboxamide synthase, whose amino-acid sequence MPGFVDKPEPVQVPGLVHLHTGKVRELYRNDAGDLVMVASDRTSAYDWVLPTDIPDKGRVLTQLSLWWFEQLVDLVPNHVISTDVPEGAPADWAGRTMVCRSLQMVPVECVARGYLTGSGLLEYNEFRTVCGLALPEGLVDGSELPAPIFTPATKADVGSHDENVPYEEVARQVGAETATQLRQKTLAVYGRAREVARERGLILADTKFEFGFDEQGGLVIADEVLTPDSSRYWPADQWEPGHPQPSFDKQFIRDWLTSDASGWDRTGDTPPPQLPAEIVEQSRARYIEAYERLTGLPWS is encoded by the coding sequence ATGCCCGGATTCGTCGACAAGCCGGAGCCCGTGCAGGTGCCCGGACTGGTCCATCTGCACACCGGGAAGGTCCGGGAGCTGTACCGCAACGACGCCGGCGACCTGGTGATGGTGGCCAGCGACCGCACCTCGGCATACGACTGGGTGCTGCCCACCGACATCCCGGACAAGGGCCGGGTGCTGACCCAGCTGTCGCTGTGGTGGTTCGAGCAGCTCGTCGACCTGGTGCCGAACCATGTGATCTCCACCGACGTGCCCGAGGGCGCGCCCGCGGACTGGGCGGGCCGGACGATGGTGTGCAGGTCGCTGCAGATGGTGCCGGTGGAATGCGTGGCCCGCGGTTATCTGACCGGTTCTGGGCTGCTCGAATACAACGAGTTCCGCACGGTCTGCGGTCTGGCGCTGCCCGAGGGCCTGGTCGACGGTTCCGAGCTGCCGGCGCCCATCTTCACCCCGGCGACGAAGGCCGACGTCGGCAGTCACGACGAGAACGTGCCGTACGAGGAGGTCGCCCGCCAGGTCGGCGCCGAGACGGCGACCCAGCTGCGGCAGAAGACCCTCGCGGTCTACGGCCGGGCGCGCGAGGTGGCCAGGGAGCGCGGGCTGATCCTGGCGGACACGAAGTTCGAGTTCGGGTTCGACGAGCAGGGCGGGCTGGTCATCGCCGACGAGGTGCTGACCCCCGACTCGTCCCGCTACTGGCCGGCCGACCAGTGGGAGCCGGGGCACCCGCAGCCGTCGTTCGACAAGCAGTTCATCCGCGACTGGCTGACCTCGGACGCGTCCGGCTGGGACCGCACCGGCGACACCCCGCCGCCGCAGCTCCCGGCCGAGATCGTCGAGCAGTCGCGGGCGCGCTACATCGAGGCGTACGAGCGGCTGACCGGCCTTCCCTGGTCATGA